The Horticoccus luteus DNA window CGCGCCGGCTCGCCCAAGCAGATTTTGATCCGGGGCGCACCGGCGAGCGCGACGCCGCGGATGGCATCCAAGGGAGCAGAGGGCGGGGCGAGTGCGACCGCTTACCGCGCGTTCGCACGCCCGATTATTCGCAAGGTGGAATGTTAACAGCGCGCGGACGATGCGTGCCAAGTGCATTCGCGAATGGACCACGCCACAGTGAAAATCCCGAGCAGGAGGGCGCTTCCGGCCATGACGGGCGCCCATTGCCGCACATGGTGGGCCCACCATGCGAGGCGCCCCAATTCGACCGGTTGCGTTACAGCCAGCCAAGCCCCAGACCTGCCGGCCAACGGTCTTTGCCCATATTGGAACGGTGCGATGCTGGGCGTCTTTCTGGAATCGTCGTTGCTACAGCCCATTCTTCCGGCGCAACTCCGGCGAGCTTTTGCGGAACGCCCGGGCTCTCGCCTCAAGTCCGCAGACATTCATTCGCGATGGCTTGCTGCGGGCACGGAGAGATTGATGGCGCTCGGGCCGACCCTCGTCTTCATGGGCGCCCTGATGCTCGCTGGGGCAATATGGTTGTGGGCACGCCGGCCGCGAATGCGCGATGATGACGAGGATGGTTTGGTTGGCGGAGTAATCCAATAGCTCAATAGGCAGGCCCTGATCTTCTGACTAGAGTGGCATGTGGCACGCGTGGCGGAGCCAAGTCCCGGCCAAAGCGCGCGTACCTCCGCCCTGTGTCATGCACGGCCGCTCGCCGAAATTGGCGGAAATAAACCGAGCAAGTTCGGCGCGGTGGCTCGGCGCATTTCGACGGAACTGAGGCGAGCTACGCAAAGGCACCCACGGCATTGAAGCCATAAGGCCGTTTTTCTCCCGACGCGAGGAGCACCAGATCTTCGGGGTAAGTGATCTTCACGTTGCGCGGCGAGCCTTCCACGAGATGCACGGGGGTGTCGGTATGCATCACCAGCGCCGCGGTGCTGTCTTCGAGCCAGTTGTTTTCGGCGGCGAGCGCATAGGCGTGTTCGAGCAGGGAGCGCCGGTAGCCGTGCGGGGTTTGCAGCGTGACGACGTCTTTTCTCGGGAGCGCGCGTTCGAGGACGCCGTCGCGGGAAAGAGCGATGCTGTCGCGCACGGGAATCGGAAGGTAGGACACGACGGCGTCGTGCTCACCGAGCGCGGCGATGATCCGCCGGATTTCGGTCGGCTGCACCCACGGGCGCGCGACTTCGTGGATCAACAAATACGGCGTATGCGTCGCGGCGATCAGCCGGCGCAGCGTGTCCTGACGGGTGTCGCCGCCGGCGACGCATTCGACGGGAACCGACAGCGAGAGGGCTGCGACCTGTTGGTGCGAAGAGGAGAGGTCGCAGG harbors:
- a CDS encoding IspD/TarI family cytidylyltransferase — its product is MPTSPVSSRDLTAVILAAGEGRRLGGIAKAFLELGGATLLQHAVQLMEPLVGRIVVGVRACDLSSSHQQVAALSLSVPVECVAGGDTRQDTLRRLIAATHTPYLLIHEVARPWVQPTEIRRIIAALGEHDAVVSYLPIPVRDSIALSRDGVLERALPRKDVVTLQTPHGYRRSLLEHAYALAAENNWLEDSTAALVMHTDTPVHLVEGSPRNVKITYPEDLVLLASGEKRPYGFNAVGAFA